A single region of the Thermotoga profunda AZM34c06 genome encodes:
- a CDS encoding flagellar hook assembly protein FlgD translates to MRKLTILVSLFILFISILACASYVVVVRTEPFANVYVNGIYAGISDINGFLQITLSSSGEHRITVSKSWYLVFDGLVYVSQPGQVVVYAPLSRAGSLRVYSNVYPVEVYSENRFLGKVNSVKDTVYVPEGSVYITFKASGYIPETRLLNISYLKETSVNINLIEEVLSVSLKVEPKEFSPNGDWYNDTTTFYVYLSKPAQLTINIVDINQNTVWQWSGKGKPGSNQISWDGKDIPDGDYTVKAIAQTEKESFIATDSVRIDRSHYTNTKEIILTTTFIAVGALVFMFLISSGL, encoded by the coding sequence ATGAGAAAGTTAACCATTTTGGTCTCTCTATTTATTCTATTTATTTCTATATTGGCATGTGCAAGTTATGTTGTTGTAGTCAGAACGGAGCCCTTTGCCAATGTCTATGTGAACGGAATATACGCAGGTATATCTGATATAAATGGTTTTTTACAGATAACCCTGAGTTCATCTGGAGAACACAGAATAACTGTGAGTAAGAGTTGGTATCTTGTTTTTGATGGCCTTGTATATGTATCTCAACCTGGCCAAGTTGTCGTTTATGCGCCTCTCAGCAGAGCTGGTAGTTTGAGAGTATATTCAAATGTTTATCCGGTCGAGGTGTATTCAGAGAATAGATTCCTTGGAAAAGTTAACAGCGTGAAAGACACCGTTTATGTTCCCGAAGGGAGTGTCTATATCACCTTCAAAGCAAGTGGATATATACCAGAAACAAGATTGCTGAACATTTCATATTTGAAGGAAACGAGTGTCAATATAAACCTGATAGAAGAAGTCTTATCTGTCAGTTTGAAGGTGGAACCAAAAGAATTTTCTCCAAATGGCGATTGGTATAACGATACTACAACTTTTTACGTGTATCTTTCAAAACCTGCCCAGTTGACAATCAATATCGTTGATATCAATCAAAACACCGTCTGGCAATGGAGCGGAAAAGGTAAACCTGGCTCGAACCAGATCTCTTGGGATGGAAAAGACATACCGGATGGTGACTACACAGTCAAAGCAATTGCTCAGACAGAAAAAGAGAGCTTCATCGCGACCGATTCTGTGAGAATAGATAGATCTCATTACACCAACACCAAAGAAATAATCCTGACAACCACGTTCATAGCGGTTGGAGCATTGGTTTTCATGTTCTTGATCTCATCAGGTCTATGA
- a CDS encoding ribonuclease H-like YkuK family protein: MKSPTYGIVDVETAKKIIYDFKEHSPFKIYIGTDSDARDGVVTFATVLIVYKIGVGATYLYTLKREYKHYDMFTRLFQETYLSLEMANFAREMLNLTSPEIHIDIGYDGASRDVLSTVVGYVKGMGYPYKLKPWAFAATKIAHRHTK; encoded by the coding sequence CTGAAGAGTCCAACTTATGGCATTGTAGATGTTGAAACAGCTAAGAAAATCATCTACGATTTCAAAGAACACAGTCCATTCAAGATATATATTGGAACTGATAGTGATGCACGAGATGGTGTTGTCACTTTTGCGACTGTTTTAATAGTCTACAAAATCGGCGTTGGTGCAACTTATCTGTATACTCTCAAGAGAGAATATAAACACTATGACATGTTCACACGATTATTCCAAGAAACCTATCTGAGTTTGGAAATGGCTAATTTTGCCAGAGAGATGCTCAATTTGACGAGTCCAGAGATACACATAGATATCGGTTATGACGGTGCAAGCAGAGATGTTCTCTCGACAGTAGTGGGCTATGTCAAAGGAATGGGATATCCTTATAAATTAAAACCTTGGGCCTTTGCCGCAACAAAGATAGCACACCGTCATACAAAGTAA
- a CDS encoding alkaline phosphatase family protein — MQIDKITDDLLKPDYEKLSLVNVSNSILAHFGCKILHPIYPFEELAPGLFENIDKIIIFLIDALGLNSLKKVLQKEELFDQKNILYATSVFPTTTSAAISSLLTASTPIEHGILGYILYLKELGALVNMIELSSPTLGKVSSNFSSKEILFSETIFEKILNIGVKGCVLTSKNIRGSGFSNLIHTGASVRSYQSFGDLFSKLREMLQEDGKVFGFVYWGLLDSIGHKMGVDSQAFESELYWLLKMIHKEVIPVLGNDTLLMIMGDHGQIATPWENEIWWSWKDEISSFLMVPPGGEMRMMHIYTRQPREVIEYIQKTYTNQAMVLTRDQTIQMGLFGGSYSKKESLERIGDVVLIARSNYSFYFKFTGREESLKSKHGGLSFDELVVPLVVFRR; from the coding sequence ATGCAAATAGACAAGATCACTGATGACCTCCTCAAACCTGACTATGAGAAGTTGTCTCTTGTGAATGTATCAAACTCAATTCTGGCTCATTTTGGTTGCAAGATTCTTCATCCCATCTATCCATTTGAAGAATTGGCACCTGGTTTGTTCGAAAATATAGATAAAATCATCATATTTCTGATAGACGCACTTGGGCTAAACAGTTTGAAAAAAGTCCTTCAGAAAGAAGAACTTTTCGACCAAAAAAATATCTTATATGCCACTTCTGTTTTCCCAACAACGACAAGTGCCGCCATTTCTTCATTATTGACAGCATCTACTCCTATTGAACACGGTATCTTAGGATACATCCTATACCTCAAAGAACTTGGTGCTCTCGTAAATATGATAGAGTTATCCTCACCAACACTTGGCAAAGTATCATCGAATTTTTCATCAAAGGAGATTCTTTTTTCAGAAACGATCTTTGAAAAGATTCTCAACATTGGAGTCAAGGGATGTGTACTCACGTCAAAGAATATACGTGGCTCTGGGTTTTCAAATCTGATTCATACAGGAGCTTCGGTGAGAAGTTATCAAAGTTTTGGAGACTTGTTCTCTAAACTCAGAGAGATGCTCCAAGAAGATGGCAAGGTTTTTGGGTTTGTCTACTGGGGGTTGCTCGATTCAATCGGACATAAAATGGGAGTGGATTCACAAGCATTTGAAAGCGAGCTCTATTGGCTTTTAAAAATGATTCATAAAGAGGTGATCCCTGTTTTGGGAAATGATACTCTTTTGATGATAATGGGAGATCATGGACAAATTGCAACACCTTGGGAAAACGAAATTTGGTGGTCTTGGAAGGACGAGATCTCATCATTTTTAATGGTTCCACCTGGTGGCGAGATGCGAATGATGCACATATATACTCGCCAGCCAAGAGAAGTGATAGAATACATTCAAAAGACATACACAAACCAGGCGATGGTTTTGACCAGAGACCAGACCATACAGATGGGGTTATTTGGTGGTTCTTACTCAAAGAAAGAAAGTCTTGAGAGAATAGGTGATGTCGTTTTAATAGCAAGATCGAACTACTCTTTTTATTTCAAATTTACAGGTAGGGAAGAGAGTTTGAAATCAAAGCATGGTGGGCTGAGTTTCGATGAATTAGTAGTTCCTCTTGTTGTTTTTAGGAGGTGA
- the rd gene encoding rubredoxin — MQKYRCIICGYVYDPAEGDPDNDIPAGTPFEDLPDDWVCPVCGASKEDFEPVEE, encoded by the coding sequence ATGCAAAAGTACAGATGTATAATTTGTGGGTATGTCTATGATCCGGCTGAGGGGGATCCAGATAACGATATCCCAGCAGGAACACCATTTGAAGATCTCCCTGATGACTGGGTGTGTCCCGTTTGTGGTGCTTCTAAGGAGGATTTCGAACCGGTAGAAGAGTGA
- a CDS encoding biotin transporter BioY, producing MITREEILSRENLWYKVLVTLVFTFLTGIAAQIRIPLPFSPVPVTGQTFVILLAPLFINKLAVFSQILYVLLGVLGIPWFSGNNSGFHTLIGPTGGYLIGFIFASLFISQIFKPNRFKVFNTVTILLVANFGIIYSFGLTQLYLWFSFKQVQLSLPKLLSMGLLPFIPGDLIKIMLVSATYFAFRKITR from the coding sequence GTGATAACTCGCGAAGAAATACTCTCACGAGAAAATCTGTGGTACAAGGTTTTGGTAACACTTGTTTTCACTTTCCTAACGGGCATTGCAGCTCAGATCAGAATTCCTCTTCCATTCAGTCCCGTGCCAGTAACTGGTCAAACCTTTGTGATTTTGCTCGCTCCGTTGTTTATAAACAAATTGGCAGTGTTCAGTCAGATACTCTATGTACTATTAGGTGTGCTTGGCATTCCATGGTTCTCTGGAAATAATTCTGGTTTTCATACTCTCATCGGACCAACGGGAGGTTATCTCATAGGTTTTATCTTTGCATCGCTGTTCATAAGCCAAATTTTCAAGCCAAATAGGTTCAAAGTGTTTAACACTGTGACAATACTTCTTGTTGCCAATTTTGGCATTATATACAGTTTTGGTTTAACACAATTGTACTTGTGGTTTTCGTTCAAGCAGGTTCAGCTGAGTCTTCCAAAATTACTTTCGATGGGATTATTGCCATTCATTCCCGGTGACTTGATAAAAATCATGTTGGTCAGTGCGACTTATTTTGCTTTTAGAAAGATCACAAGGTGA
- a CDS encoding queuosine precursor transporter, producing the protein MGLEYIVSCLTVLFAIRFLKKEGLYVALATLIVASNLGVAKLFNLLGLEVTAANMSMGMAFAVYSIITEIYGQREGRKAIWIGFFAQFIFVLLGLVYVGYIPSSNDVAQGYLSNAFAFTPRIALASWIAYILSGYFAVWIHDRLRTKTKLWMRNNIATKLGQILDNFVFVSLAFVGIYDFRTLLNIYLTTTVIEFALDYVDTWVVYAGVNMLKKDILGKN; encoded by the coding sequence TTGGGACTTGAGTATATAGTTTCATGTCTGACAGTATTGTTTGCCATACGATTTCTGAAAAAAGAAGGATTATACGTAGCCCTTGCTACTCTGATAGTTGCATCAAATTTAGGAGTGGCAAAACTCTTTAACCTCCTTGGTCTTGAAGTGACGGCTGCAAATATGAGCATGGGTATGGCTTTCGCTGTCTATTCGATCATCACAGAGATCTATGGACAAAGAGAGGGGAGAAAAGCCATCTGGATAGGTTTTTTTGCTCAATTCATTTTCGTATTACTTGGACTTGTTTATGTAGGATATATACCTTCTTCAAACGATGTAGCTCAGGGTTATCTTTCAAATGCCTTTGCCTTCACACCGAGAATAGCTCTTGCCAGTTGGATTGCTTATATACTCTCGGGCTATTTTGCCGTCTGGATACACGATAGACTGAGAACTAAAACAAAATTGTGGATGAGAAACAATATCGCGACAAAACTTGGACAAATCTTGGACAATTTCGTTTTCGTGAGTTTGGCATTCGTAGGAATATACGATTTCAGAACACTGCTAAATATATACCTTACAACCACAGTTATTGAGTTTGCACTGGATTATGTCGATACGTGGGTTGTGTATGCTGGGGTCAATATGCTAAAAAAAGATATACTTGGCAAAAACTGA
- a CDS encoding methionine synthase has protein sequence MSEVFYPGKLDCMPDKKIFLARAGARYGKLDEDFIHRVNELFLIALEKIEPVVYYRTSDLSILPKEIIPSSFGNIKKMTIFLSTLGSAVDTLISQLSEQGKTFDAFIIDSWASEALETLNENFDQSLRERFGMGTMRFSPGYGNVDLRINKYIVKEFLGVDQVTVLDSGVMVPRKTTTCMVGWFNEEK, from the coding sequence GTGAGTGAGGTTTTTTACCCAGGAAAACTCGATTGCATGCCAGATAAGAAAATCTTTTTGGCGAGAGCAGGGGCAAGATATGGTAAGCTCGATGAAGATTTCATACATCGTGTCAATGAACTGTTTTTGATCGCACTTGAGAAAATAGAACCTGTTGTTTATTACAGAACATCAGATCTTTCTATACTGCCAAAAGAAATCATTCCATCGAGTTTTGGTAATATCAAGAAAATGACGATATTTTTATCCACACTTGGTTCAGCGGTAGATACACTGATATCACAGTTATCTGAGCAAGGAAAAACCTTTGATGCTTTTATAATTGATTCTTGGGCATCTGAGGCACTTGAAACCCTCAACGAGAATTTTGATCAATCACTCAGGGAAAGATTTGGTATGGGTACGATGAGGTTTTCTCCAGGTTATGGGAATGTTGATCTGAGGATTAATAAGTACATAGTTAAAGAATTTTTGGGAGTTGATCAAGTGACGGTTTTAGACAGTGGCGTTATGGTTCCAAGAAAAACCACGACGTGCATGGTGGGGTGGTTCAATGAAGAGAAGTGA
- a CDS encoding homocysteine S-methyltransferase family protein, with the protein MKRSEFLQMLREKVLFLDGAYGTEFFKRGYKGLIELLNISKPEIVERLQSDYIQAGANILLTNTFSANRMKLRAHGFESEIEKINFNAVEIARSVCKNQLVFGDMSSTGSFVQPFGEISFDEVYEIFKEQASILIKAGVDGIIIETMSDLKELKAAILAVRDLSNDIPLIAHMTFEEDGKSVTGTSVEIFATLMNDLDVDVVGVNCSLEPKQMLSIFARLAKYSKKPLSVEPNAGKPFLENGKLSYRTTPEEFAVYMADFVELGANIIGGCCGTGPEHIKVMTKYIGTQKPRKREIIDIQYLSSRTNLKPIDTFLIIGERINASGKKKLQAQIQQRDFSGVLTLAQEQEQEGCTAIDINFGIEKLLRKEHFQQAIIQLDKHSCLPVSFDIQNLDFLEIAMKEYVGRGLINSAFAREDHLVERINLLKRYGGLLIVLAMEKDIPKTAEERFQLVLKAAEILKGNGVELDRVYFDPLVLPIGAKNDYHVTLKVIDLINKAGLRSSIGLSNLSFGMPNREHINAAFLALCVENGLNAAILNSKEALTMGALQGALSLQGKEIVKVENVLHDPLVDIIIKGQKEQLMNVVQELLKQHDPLYISQQVLAEAMKKIGTLYANGSIYLPHLILAAETVQPAFDYLNNLLGESRIKLGKILLATVQGDIHDIGKKIVATVLRSGGFEVYDIGKDVPAEKILQKCKEYNPDIVGLSAMMTTTVGQVKEVADLLRSEKINVFLLAGGASMNQQLADQFGVMYAKDAVQALEFCKKFVQGGAK; encoded by the coding sequence ATGAAGAGAAGTGAATTTTTGCAGATGTTGAGGGAAAAGGTTTTATTCTTAGATGGCGCTTATGGCACGGAGTTTTTCAAGAGGGGATACAAAGGTTTGATAGAGTTGCTCAATATAAGTAAACCAGAGATCGTTGAAAGACTTCAAAGCGATTATATCCAAGCTGGCGCAAACATCCTGCTTACAAATACTTTCAGCGCCAATAGAATGAAATTGAGAGCGCATGGCTTTGAATCAGAGATAGAGAAAATAAATTTCAACGCCGTTGAGATAGCAAGATCGGTATGCAAAAATCAACTTGTCTTTGGAGACATGTCCTCAACGGGTAGTTTCGTTCAACCTTTTGGTGAGATCAGCTTTGATGAAGTTTATGAAATCTTCAAAGAACAAGCTTCAATTTTGATAAAAGCTGGAGTAGATGGAATTATCATCGAAACAATGTCAGATTTGAAAGAACTCAAAGCCGCCATCCTTGCGGTGAGAGATCTGTCAAATGATATTCCATTGATTGCACATATGACCTTTGAAGAAGATGGAAAGTCCGTGACGGGAACATCTGTTGAGATCTTCGCTACACTTATGAACGATCTTGATGTCGATGTAGTTGGTGTGAATTGTTCGCTCGAACCTAAGCAGATGCTTTCGATTTTTGCAAGATTAGCTAAGTACAGTAAGAAACCATTGAGCGTTGAACCAAACGCTGGGAAACCCTTTTTAGAGAATGGAAAACTTTCTTACAGGACAACCCCTGAAGAATTTGCAGTGTATATGGCAGACTTTGTCGAGCTTGGCGCTAACATAATCGGCGGGTGTTGTGGTACCGGTCCAGAACACATAAAGGTCATGACCAAGTACATAGGAACACAGAAACCAAGAAAGAGAGAAATAATTGATATTCAATATCTTTCTTCAAGAACAAATCTAAAGCCAATCGATACTTTCTTGATAATAGGAGAGAGAATAAACGCGAGCGGGAAGAAGAAACTCCAAGCTCAAATTCAACAGAGAGATTTTTCTGGTGTTTTAACTCTCGCACAAGAACAGGAACAGGAAGGATGTACAGCAATAGATATTAATTTTGGTATAGAGAAACTTTTGAGAAAAGAACATTTTCAACAAGCGATTATCCAACTTGACAAGCATTCTTGTTTACCAGTCTCCTTCGATATACAGAACCTTGATTTTTTGGAGATCGCAATGAAAGAATATGTCGGAAGGGGTTTGATCAATTCCGCATTTGCAAGAGAAGACCACTTGGTTGAAAGGATTAATCTTTTGAAGAGATATGGAGGACTGCTGATAGTTCTTGCTATGGAAAAAGATATTCCCAAAACTGCGGAAGAAAGATTTCAGTTGGTACTAAAGGCTGCAGAGATACTAAAAGGAAATGGAGTCGAACTCGATCGAGTTTATTTCGATCCACTTGTTCTTCCAATAGGAGCAAAGAACGACTACCATGTAACTTTGAAAGTGATAGATCTTATCAATAAAGCTGGTTTGAGATCTTCAATTGGTCTTTCAAATTTGAGTTTTGGTATGCCGAATAGAGAACACATAAATGCTGCTTTTTTGGCTTTATGTGTTGAAAACGGTTTGAATGCCGCTATACTCAACAGCAAAGAAGCTCTTACTATGGGGGCTTTACAAGGTGCTCTGTCGTTGCAAGGAAAAGAAATTGTGAAAGTCGAGAATGTTTTGCATGATCCACTCGTTGATATCATAATCAAGGGACAAAAAGAACAATTGATGAATGTTGTTCAGGAACTTCTAAAACAACATGATCCTTTGTACATAAGCCAGCAAGTACTTGCGGAAGCTATGAAAAAAATTGGAACACTTTATGCAAACGGGAGCATCTATTTACCACATTTGATTTTAGCGGCAGAGACAGTACAACCTGCCTTTGATTATTTGAATAACTTGCTTGGTGAATCACGGATAAAACTTGGAAAGATACTTCTTGCAACAGTTCAGGGAGATATACATGATATCGGCAAGAAGATCGTTGCAACAGTCCTTAGAAGTGGAGGTTTTGAAGTCTACGATATAGGTAAAGATGTACCAGCTGAGAAAATTTTGCAAAAATGCAAGGAATATAACCCAGATATAGTCGGACTTTCTGCCATGATGACCACAACCGTTGGTCAGGTGAAAGAGGTCGCAGATTTATTGAGATCAGAGAAAATCAATGTTTTTCTGTTAGCTGGCGGGGCTTCGATGAACCAACAATTAGCAGATCAATTTGGGGTTATGTACGCCAAAGACGCAGTACAGGCATTGGAGTTTTGTAAAAAATTCGTACAAGGAGGTGCAAAATAA
- a CDS encoding aspartate kinase → MIVLKFGGSNLRNKTDLEKILKVISMYREPFIVVVSAVNGVTNRLIDALNNIADLDVDKFLEELYSTYRSFLSEESFQLRERVYQIKEILLGTKLIGKVPDFVYDQIVSHGERCSSFLLTHYLNKNNIHCKEALPEEFGLVTDGKFKNASVDLVNSEINLKRFFRQDENYIVPGFYGIHEGQITILGRGGSDYSATSIAYCLDANRVDLYKDVSGFMTCDPKYVDGVRPVRRLNYDEAAELSYFGAKILHHASVDPVRKKNIPLYIFNINSFESIDKPDTIISFNDSVAETIIKSISFTDDIAVIQFKGTNVGRVPGLLGQIASTLGNEGVNIKSVVTSQTSINVLISKQDLEKCKRITSKMQIAEVEDIHYKTEISLIAAVGDGLLKRHGIAARIFTAVSRKNINVEMISAGASDVTIYFIVRLTDRDKALQAIHEEFFRGGENGENN, encoded by the coding sequence GTGATCGTTCTCAAATTTGGTGGATCTAATTTGAGAAACAAGACAGATCTTGAGAAAATACTCAAAGTGATTAGTATGTATAGAGAACCTTTTATCGTGGTTGTTTCCGCTGTAAATGGTGTTACGAACAGATTGATAGATGCTTTGAATAATATCGCCGATCTTGATGTAGATAAATTTCTTGAAGAGTTGTATTCAACTTATCGAAGTTTTTTAAGTGAAGAAAGTTTTCAATTAAGAGAAAGGGTATATCAGATAAAGGAAATCCTTTTGGGTACAAAGTTGATAGGCAAAGTTCCTGACTTTGTCTATGACCAAATCGTGAGTCATGGAGAGAGATGTTCTTCATTTCTTTTAACTCACTATCTGAATAAAAATAATATTCATTGCAAAGAAGCTCTTCCTGAAGAATTCGGGTTGGTGACAGATGGTAAATTCAAGAATGCTTCTGTGGACTTAGTCAATTCTGAAATCAATCTCAAAAGGTTTTTCAGGCAAGATGAAAATTACATCGTGCCCGGGTTTTATGGCATTCACGAAGGTCAAATAACAATTCTTGGTCGTGGTGGAAGCGATTATTCAGCAACATCGATAGCATACTGCTTAGATGCAAACAGGGTCGATCTGTACAAAGATGTGTCTGGTTTTATGACCTGTGATCCAAAATATGTTGATGGAGTTAGACCAGTCAGAAGATTGAATTATGACGAAGCCGCTGAGCTTTCCTATTTCGGAGCTAAGATCCTTCATCACGCATCAGTTGACCCTGTACGCAAAAAAAATATTCCCCTTTACATATTCAATATCAATAGTTTTGAATCGATAGACAAACCAGACACGATAATTTCTTTCAATGACTCTGTTGCAGAAACGATAATAAAGAGTATATCCTTCACCGATGATATCGCCGTCATACAGTTCAAAGGTACCAATGTTGGACGTGTTCCTGGATTATTGGGTCAGATAGCGTCTACCTTAGGCAATGAAGGTGTGAATATCAAATCCGTTGTTACTTCGCAGACCAGTATAAATGTTCTCATTTCGAAGCAAGATTTGGAAAAATGTAAGCGAATAACCTCAAAAATGCAAATAGCAGAGGTTGAGGATATCCATTACAAAACGGAGATATCATTAATAGCTGCGGTTGGAGATGGACTCTTGAAAAGACATGGTATCGCTGCCAGAATTTTCACAGCCGTTTCAAGGAAGAATATAAATGTTGAGATGATTTCTGCGGGTGCATCTGACGTGACCATATATTTCATAGTCAGGTTAACCGATAGAGACAAAGCACTGCAGGCTATTCATGAAGAATTTTTCAGGGGTGGTGAGAATGGTGAAAACAATTGA